In the genome of Pseudomonas sp. B33.4, the window AGCCGATCGGCAAGTTTCAAGTGATCAAACATCGCCTCGCCGAGATGGCCACGGCGCTGGAGGTCTCGCGGGAATTCACTTACCGGCAAGCGGCGAAGATGGCGGCGGGGCAGAGCGTGATCAAGGAGATTTCCATGGCCAAGAACTTTGCCACGGACACTTCGGACCGAATCACCACCGAAGCGGTGCAGATTCTTGGCGGGCTCGGTTATATGCGCGAGAGTCTGGTGGAACGGCTGTATCGGGATAACCGTATTCTGTCGATTGGCGGCGGGACTCGGGAGGTGATGAACGAGATCATCAGCAAGCAGATGGGGCTTTAAATAATTGGTGAAGCAACTGGCGTCATCGCTGGCAAGCCAGCTCCCACAGTGATTTCGGTCGTTCACAAATTTTGTGTACGCCAAAGACACCTGTGGGAGCTGGCTTGCCAGCGATGGCGTCAGTGAAATCGCCGCTTACTTATCAGTCAGGGCAAACTGCGTCAGGCAGAAAGTAGGGATACCCATGTCTTCCAGGCGCTGCGACCCACCCAGCTCCGGCAAGTCAATAATCGCCGCTGCCTCATGCACCCGCGCACCCATGCGGCGAATCAGGTTGGCCGCTGCGATCAGCGTGCCGCCCGTGGCGATCAAGTCATCGAACATCACCACCGAGTCGCCTTCACACAGGCTGTCGGCGTGCACTTCGAGGAACGCTTCGCCGTACTCGGTCGCGTAACCTTCGGCCAGCACGTCCGCCGGCAGCTTGCCCTGTTTGCGGAACAGTACCAGCGGCTTGTTCAACTGATAGGCCAGCACCGAGCCGATCAGAAAACCGCGCGCATCCATAGCACCGATGTGGGTGAAATCAGCTTCCACATAGCGGTGGGCGAAGCTGTCCATCACCAGACGCAGGGCCTTGGGCGATTGAAACAGCGGGGTGATGTCGCGAAAGATCACACCCGGTTTCGGGAAGTCGATCACTGGGCGGATAAGCGATTTGATGTCGAAGGAGTCGAAGACCATCGTCGAGGTGTCC includes:
- a CDS encoding adenine phosphoribosyltransferase, which encodes MVFDSFDIKSLIRPVIDFPKPGVIFRDITPLFQSPKALRLVMDSFAHRYVEADFTHIGAMDARGFLIGSVLAYQLNKPLVLFRKQGKLPADVLAEGYATEYGEAFLEVHADSLCEGDSVVMFDDLIATGGTLIAAANLIRRMGARVHEAAAIIDLPELGGSQRLEDMGIPTFCLTQFALTDK